A genomic window from Balaenoptera acutorostrata chromosome 20, mBalAcu1.1, whole genome shotgun sequence includes:
- the LOC103003745 gene encoding disintegrin and metalloproteinase domain-containing protein 21-like — translation MSLSKAPRLAEGRVTLGAAVLLLGLWAVLAPVQCSQGRPSWRYISSELVIPRKELHRGKGVQTPGWLSYSLRFGGQRHVIHMRRKNLFWPGHLLLMTQDDQGALQMDYPFVPSDCYYLGYLEEIPFSMVTVDTCYGGLEGIMKLDDLAYEIKPLKDSERFEHVVSQIVADANATGPAYGPGHKEDRHPLFPEADVSVAPRSADRSLLFVGYLGRHYLILAIVSTQLIGRSFGLWYDGDNCYCMRRSTCLMAKYPALTDAFSDCSIGHWWNIVGLRGSCIFNTTVSYFNESLIKMRCGNYIVEDWEQCDCGSFKQCYSNKCCEYDCMLEEGATCNEGLCCTNCTYSEPGTLCRPIQNTCDLPEYCFGTTSQCPEDFYMQDGTPCTEEGYCYHGNCTDRTMHCREIFGRHAINAHDVCYTINRKANRFGHCTRNDRVLNYAACGEADIRCGRLQCSNVTHVPRLQEHVSFHQSKISGVWCWGVGSHYSPETTDVGHVRSGTPCAPERFCLNSACNARIDAITYDCPPKKCNHRGICNNRRNCHCHVGWEPPLCLKRGPGGSMDSGPSSRRIRSVKTSQASILYLKLVFGRIYTFIAALLFGVATNVKNVKTSRVKEVIVGDK, via the exons ATGTCCCTGAGCAAGGCCCCAAGGCTGGCAGAGGGCCGGGTCACCCTGGGGGCAGCCGTCTTGCTGCTTGGACTCTGGGCAGTACTGGCTCCAGTCCAGTGCTCTCAAGGCCGTCCCTCATGGCGCTACATCTCTTCGGAGTTGGTGATACCCAGGAAGGAGTTGCACCGAGGCAAGGGTGTTCAGACGCCGGGCTGGCTCTCCTACAGCCTGCGTTTTGGGGGCCAGAGGCACGTTATCCACATGCGGCGCAAGAATTTATTTTGGCCCGGACACCTGCTGCTGATGACTCAGGATGACCAAGGAGCCTTGCAGATGGACTACCCCTTCGTCCCTTCAGATTGTTACTACCTCGGCTACCTGGAGGAGATTCCTTTTTCCATGGTCACCGTGGACACGTGCTATGGGGGTCTTGAAGGTATTATGAAGTTGGATGACCTTGCATATGAAATCAAACCCCTCAAGGATTCAGAAAGGTTTGAACATGTGGTTTCTCAGATAGTGGCAGATGCCAATGCAACAGGACCTGCATATGGACCGGGACACAAGGAGGATAGACACCCACTGTTCCCTGAAGCAGATGTCAGTGTAGCCCCCAGGAGTG CTGATCGTAGTCTACTTTTCGTTGGTTATCTAGGCAGACATTATTTAATATTAGCTATTGTATCAACCCAACTCATTGGGAGAAGTTTTGGTCTGTGGTATGATGGTGATAACTGCTATTGCATGAGAAGGAGCACCTGCCTTATGGCAAAATACCCAGCCTTGACAGATGCCTTCAGTGACTGTTCCATTGGGCATTGGTGGAACATAGTAGGACTACGGGGCAGTTGTATATTTAACACAACGGTGAGCTACTTTAATGAAAGCCTGATAAAGATGCGTTGTGGAAACTATATAGTGGAGGATTGGGAGCAATGTGACTGTGGCTCCTTCAAGCAGTGTTACAGCAACAAATGCTGCGAGTATGACTGCATGTTGGAGGAAGGGGCTACTTGTAATGAAGGCCTATGCTGTACAAACTGTACCTACTCTGAACCTGGGACACTCTGCAGACCAATCCAGAATACATGTGATCTTCCAGAGTACTGTTTTGGAACAACCAGTCAATGCCCAGAAGATTTTTATATGCAGGATGGAACGCCCTGTACTGAAGAAGGCTACTGCTATCATGGAAACTGCACTGACCGCACAATGCACTGCAGAGAAATCTTTGGAAGACACGCTATTAACGCTCATGACGTCTGCTATACAATAAATAGAAAAGCCAATCGATTTGGACACTGTACAAGAAATGATAGGGTGTTGAACTATGCTGCTTGTGGAGAAGCAGACATAAGATGTGGAAGGCTGCAGTGTAGCAATGTCACTCATGTTCCCCGGTTGCAGGAACATGTTTCATTCCATCAGTCAAAGATCTCAGGGGTCTGGTGTTGGGGAGTAGGCAGTCACTATTCCCCAGAAACAACTGATGTTGGTCATGTGAGAAGTGGTACCCCCTGCGCTCCTGAGAGGTTCTGTCTCAATAGCGCCTGCAATGCTCGTATAGATGCAATAACTTATGACTGTCCCCCTAAGAAATGCAATCATAGAGGAATTTGCAACAATAGAAGGAATTGCCATTGCCATGTAGGCTGGGAGCCTCCACTGTGCTTAAAGAGAGGTCCTGGAGGGAGCATGGACAGCGGACCCAGTTCAAGAAGAATTCGCTCAGTAAAAACAAGCCAAGCATCGATCCTATATTTGAAACTGGTCTTTGGTCGCATTTATACCTTCATAGCTGCACTCCTCTTTGGTGTGGCCACCAATGTTAAAAATGTCAAGACCTCCAGAGTTAAGGAAGTGATAGTAGgtgataaataa